The Cottoperca gobio chromosome 5, fCotGob3.1, whole genome shotgun sequence region CTAATGGGTGCAGACCTCAACAACATCGTCAAGTGCCAAAAGCTGACCGATGACCACGTCCAGTTCCTCATCTACCAGATTCTCAGAGGCTTAAAGGTCAGTGAAGCTCCCAGCGTAACACTAGAACTCAACACTGGTGCCTTACTCCCCTTACTGTTGATCAGTAGGCTGTTGTACTACACTGATCTGTAATGTTCTTAAGTTAAGATACTAATTTCTTCTTTGTCAGTATGTTGAAAAATCTAAAGTTGCATGGCCGTAGAAACACTTGAGATTTATTAAGAAACCGTTGTGTGTTAGTCCATCTGCTGGCCCACTGAATGAGAATTGGCCTGTTTTTAAAAGTCCTTCTGTAACCTGTTTAGATTATGGTGCCTGATTATAAGATCTCTATTGTACTTTGTAATCTGACACAGTAACCCAAAGTAAGAGGGACCAAAGTGAAGTTACCGGAGACGGAAGTGACTGTAAATCATCATTTCTGATGGGACACGATAATTGAATCGTTTAACTTGATTTCTAGTTTCTAGTATTGACATGTTATTGATATATGcagtcttttattatttcacttttgCAATATGTGtgaaaaaacaattatattatttaagatACATTTCCATATCCTGTTCCTAGAGAGCAGTAGGGAAAGAAGTTTGGTAActgtatctcacacacacacacacacacacacacacacacacacacacacacacacacacacacacacacacacacacatactctgaTGTAGGTACCAAATTAAATACACTTTCAGTTGTGCTGTGTTCAAAATGAGAGGGCAATATAAGTTTAATCATCATTATTTTGTTCTTTCCCCCACAGTACATCCATTCTGCAGATATCATCCACCGAGTAAGTGTTGACTGTCCTTTTATACATTTCAGCTTCAAAGTCTGACAGATTTTATACATGTCTTAATGTCCTGAAGAGGTCATTCGCTTCCTATATGGTGTTTGGTTTATATAAACAGGGAAAGGTGGAGAGCAGTATAACGTTACACCGTCTTGAGTTTTCCTTCCTGCCTCCCTTTCTCTTCAGGACCTGAAGCCAAGTAATCTGGCTGTGAATGAAGACTGCGAGCTCAAGGTGAGATATAGTAGACTTGAAACAAGGTTCACCGTATATGATTTAGATGCTCGTGTGTAGCGGAAGATGTTCAATCATCCTCATCTTACTGTCTCTACCTCTCTTAAATTCACTTCGTCCCTCAGATCCTGGACTTTGGTTTGGCACGGCACACGGATGATGAGATGACGGGCTACGTAGCCACCCGGTGGTACCGAGCCCCGGAAATCATGCTCAACTGGATGCACTACAACATGACAGGTGCACACACTGATTTAATCATAATATTTTGGCCTGCAAACAGAATGTTACATTATATGATGTGCAATGTCACACATTGAAATAGCGTGCTGACATCTGTGTGTAATGCTTCTCGTATTTCACAAAATTCTGAATTCTTGTTGCCAAGAGTTTTTCTGGTCTGCATTACACATAACTGATTTACtatgtttataaaaacataatttcaccAGATATGTCTGGGTTTTTCTTCTGTAGCGTCGCTAGTTATGACTTTATCACATAAGAAATGATGAGGGCGAGAAAATAGGCCAGCTTTTCAATTTTCTGGTGGATTCAACACAAGGTTGTGTTGCAGCACCAGCCAAAGATGTTTTCTTGCATGGCTTTGTGGTGTTTGTATAAATAGATTAGTTACAGTATGTTGCCTTTTTGCTTTGCCAACAGTTGTAAGACACtgttaatagaaaataatactTCCCAAAtagcatttatttgtttttcatcagcAAGTTTTGGTTTCTTTTATCTCGTGcacttaataaaaaataaataaaaattacaaataaaagaaaggagTTTGATTTAATCTTTTTGGTTTTGCAGCAGATGCACAGCACGCAATTAAATAACACCAGATTTACAAAAACAGCAATCACAGCTCAACACAGAGATTCTCAAATTGCATGCTGAATTGTTGTATTCGTATTGAAGAGCCTTGAACTGAACATTACAAACTTTACGACCTATTGTTAAATCCCTTAACGAGTCCCGTGAGCCGCTTTATTGGTCTGCACTATGCTTTTGAAAAGCTTGAACTTGGGgaaatgaattaaatgtaactgATACTGAATATGTAACAGACAAGTTGTATCATATTCTTAACCATTCACAAtgctgcatgtttttctttcttacatgGAATAGTGGATATCTGGTCAGTGGGCTGCATCATGGCCGAACTACTTACTGGACAGACGCTCTTCCCTGGCACAGACCGTATCCTTCCACCGTTGGCATTGCCATGCAAAAGTAAAATGGCTCCTTGGAGTcaacatgtactgtaggttTTTGGTAGATCTGGAGGAGGTAGTGAAAAATAGATGAATGCATAGCGATTTATTGTTCCCTGCATTCAAGGGTCTAACACCACAGGGgttagaacacacacacctattttAAACTGACTCAAAAACATTACTAAGTATTGACTTTAGTGATCTGCATGCCAGAATAGTCAAGgcagcatgtttgtgtgtgagtttgtgcatGTACGTGATCGGAGTGAAGAGTCCACGGCAGTCGATGACTCACTGTTGTCTCCACTGCTTCTCTTAGACGCAGTACACCTTAATGTTTCCCTCCCACAAAGCTTCCCATGCAGCAGAACATAACAacgttaaaacacacacacacacacacacacacacacacctttaaatACAGACATTGGCACATACAACTGCTCACACAGCTGttgcatattgtgtttgtgattcCTGCTTTGAATGATCAATCAGGCCATTGACTCTTTCActgcaacactgtgtgtgtgtgttttgaatgtgtCCTCACACAAATGGTGACAATCACACCtgtattaatttaataatgattGCTGATATTTTAAATGACAGATCAGCTAAATGTATCTGGCTTTGTTTGGTATAgtagatcaaatcaaattagcCTGATTAAACGGAACAATCTAACACTAACACACTAAATGATACAGTGGTTATGAATTTGGGAGTTTTAGATTCTGTCAATCTTCATTCAACATCCATGTTGTATCCGTAACCATCAATTATGCATCACAGTGTGTGACACAGAAGGCATTTGAGTTGTTGttgactctttttttctttcttttacttttgattaaatgaaagaatattTTCTTCTGCGATGACagctctcctccctttctccttaTCCAACACCCTCCATCCCTTCTGTTTTCCTTCATGCGTGTGTGGTAGACATTGATCAGTTGAAGCTTATAATGATGCTCGTCGGAACCCCAGGGCCCGAGCTCTTGATGAAAAGCTCTTCGGAGTCTGTGAGTGTACAGTACCATCCCGCCCAGGCCTGTGGGGCTGCCCTTCCtgcctgtgtttttgttgcctTAGCAAAAGTTTGACAGACAGTCTACTTTGTACTGCTACCCCTTCTTCTAAGCTGCACCTGTTTTGCCCTGAAATTGTGTAGCTTCACTTGCACTTTAGCTCAAGGCTTTGATTCACACTTCTTTCAAGCATGTCCTATGAACTCCAACAGTCTTCTAACCTCTCCACATGACACCGTGAGAGGCCTCTAGGGAAGTGCTGGGATACGGCTTTCAAATCTCTCTTTAAATACCTGGAGACTTCATTATAGGTTATAGTCAGGCGAGGGTTGCTGCACATCGAAGCTACGAAACTGTCTTCATCCTCTTACATCTTCTTGATCTTCACCCTGCGTGTGTTTCCACCCCTCCATACACAACCACCCATGCTCTTTGACATGCTGACCACCATGTGATGATGCCCCTTGACTCGCAAGCTATAGATATAAACCAGCTGCAGCAGATAATGCGCCTGACGGGGACGCCCCCAGCCTCCCTCATAAGCAGGATGCCCAGCCACGAGGTGAGACACGTGCCCTCCACCATCCCACGAGCCCCCCTCCCAGCTGGAATCAGGGCCAAGCCACAGTCCTGTTTGCAGGCAGATACTGTTAGACCTGATGTGTAGTTTTTAAGTATGCCTTTATATTTTGCATCTGCGTGTTAGCCTCTGCTCTCACTCCACTTCCTCCCTGTTTCCTCTCTGACTCACTGTGCTTGTCTCAGCAAGGCTATCTGTGGCATTGGTAACATGTATTGATTCTGACAATTAGGGCCTAATGTTTGTGTAATGAGTGTGATCTGGGTGGTAGTTTAAGTGCTTGAAGCATGCCTTACTGGAAGGATGTAAGGCAATAATAGTTTTTGCACCAGGCAAATGTATTACATCAATGTTAGGTATGTCAAAAGATTTTCCATTATAAGCTGCAGAGCGACAAAGTGCCACTGTGTTACATTATAGTTTTGATAATTTGGTAATCTTTTTCACAGGCAAGGAACTACATTAACTCACTTCCCCACATGCCCAAGAGGAACTTTGCTGATGTGTTTATTGGTGCCAACCCTCTTGGTAAGTTCCCTTTTCAGCATGATACTCTGGCTGTCACTCCTCCTGGCTCACTGAGTCCCTCTAGTGGTATCAGTAAAGTCCTCAATTACTATACATGTTTGTCCAATTCAAATAATACACTATGAAAAATACTGACCGCAGCTATGTAATAACAGTTTTAACATCTAACCAataattattcaattaaatcaaaataaatgtttcgatggatgttttttttgcctttcaCATATTCATCGTTCTCTCGTTGCTGTGTTTAAGCGGTGGACTTGCTGGAGAAAATGCTGGTGCTGGACACAGACAAGCGAATCACGGCTTCTGAGGCTCTGGCCCACCCGTACTTCGCTCAGTACCACGATCCAGATGACGAGCCTGAAGCAGAGCCTTAcgaccagagctttgaaagtcGCGAGCTGGAGATTGAGGAATGGAAGAGTAAGTTGGCAGATTGTGGGTTATAACTTGAACTAGCTGGGAAGAAAATGGATAGATGCAAGTTGTGTATCCAATAGATTGCTTCAgaaataatttataaataacctcaaacattatttattgtctCTCAGGGTTAACCTATGAGGAGGTACTCAGTTTTGAGCCGCCGTCGTTCGATGGAGACGAGATGGAatcctgaggaggaggaggaggaggagcaggaggcaccttttcttccatctttttgttttccaagaAACACTCTTTAAGGACTATGAGTCTCTTGTGACTATCCACCACTttctacacgcacacacacacacgcacacgcacacacaatcaTGACATGCAAGTGCCTGCCGTAATTCATCTCTGGGGGACGTTGTTTTTATCAGGGATAAAACTCGACATCCTGTTCCTTTTGTCCCCCACTTTGCTGTTTTCGTTACTCTGCATCCCAAGGCGCCGAGGCAGACTTTAAAATCTCCTCATATTTTTAGTGAGTTTTTACCTcagatatttattatttatattgatcCCCTCTTTGACTAAGAAAACTAGAAACTACATGTCAGTCAGTAGGAACAATGTAACTCCTAATACGTATTTTATAAAACCACTTGGCAGTAATTAATATTATCGGAAAGGTTTGATGGAAAGCTTTCAAGCGtctaaagtttatttttcacacattaaaatTCAATTTTATTTCTGTCATCACATAGAATTGTGTAAATATGACAAACCGTATTTGTACAGAAGTACTTCAGACAAACTAGTTACCGTATTTGTGTAATAGTCATAATTGCTGAGTCACGGCTCAGCCGACCCCTTTGACAGTATGAATTTTATTACTAGAGTTTAGCCTGAAATGCCATATAAAAAGATACAGTATGTAATTTAATACAAGTATGTCTAGGATAggcttaaatataaaatatttacctCTACATGGAAAATTCAAAGCTTCATATTTGTTGTTGGATTTAAAGGCTTACAGTatccctttttcttttaccaaaATATGAGTTCATCCATTTCACCTACTTAACATTTGTTTagttccttctcttttctccatATCAATTCTTCTTCAAGCACTTCTGTTCTGCGGTTTCAGAGGAATGTTACAGTCCCCATTATCACAACCTACACTTTTGCATGATAAAGTCAGATTTGGCTTGTTAGTTTattgaaatgtgatgtttccCACCTCAACACCAACTGACAATGTACTTTAATCATATTGCATTTACAAAACACAGTACTATTAATGTTTATTGAATGTTTGGGGCACCAGTCTGCCCTGTATTTATGATCTTTTGTTATGTTGTTTGTATATCGATGTAAAGAGAATATTATTTGTCAAAATTTAAggttctttttattatttatggaaAGCTTACTGTATCAGAAACCAAACGTATCGTCAATCTCAAACGTCAGTTAAGCCGCGGTGACTACAGTTACCGCTTGTGTATCAGAGCAAACAATATCATCAAGATGTTGCGGACAACCATATAgttttaattagtttgatcAACTTTGCTCATTTTGGAGTTAATTTCTTTAGTTTAAAGCTGTTCTTGAACATTAAGGTATCTTATTGTGTTCCCTGAGGTACTGCCCTCAAAGTAtcctatttttaaaaagaaaattaataaaaaaaacatcaaagccaaaatatatattacaagaTTTTGTATTGACATCAGAACCACTAAACCGTAGACTCCCTGTTCTGAAGTGTACTTCAAACATTTATtgaccaaatgttttttctatgTGAACTATTTTAGGAGTCCGATAACCTTGTGACATACAAGCTATATCCTCAGTTACTCTGGCTAATCTCAACCAAACATCAGTGTCTTTACAATTTCATTTGCAACAGCTTGTTTTAATGTATCGCTTTTTcctatgtattattttattctttgtgTGTTAAATCAAGATTTGATGTTATTCTGTGATTCTTATaatattgattgtttttataGCAATGCTAGAACTATATttgtcattcatttaaataatttagcaGGGCACATGTTTGTAAGAAAGAGTGTACGTTTACTCACTGGATGCTGAAGGGCAATGCTGAAGCCTCGTTCTTTGTCGTTTTAAAACGACTTCATACGTTAGATAGGATATTTATCTTTTCCATATCCAAATGTCAGTAGTTAATTTGGTTATTGGTTATGCTTTCTTTGCCTGAGATGTGTTCATATCTTTTTATTACTATGTGCTTTATCACATGTACCAAGACAGCACGCCAACTGTAAATACCACCATTAGAAAATAAAGGCTACTATTTTTCAAACCTGTAACggtgtactgtatgttatttTAGCTTTCATTATGTCACCATTGGGTGGCAGCACAGCACAAGTAGAACAAAACCTCTGCCTACATGTAGGATGACCAAACCTGTAGGGCAGTGTTTCtgaaactttttcagaccaaggatcacttaaccaataaaaaaacactcactgaAGAAGAATCTGGTTGGGTGCTGCCCCATCTGATTTTGGATGAAGACCCGGTCGCCATGAGAGAGTGGAGGGAGTGGACGAGCGTGCTCATTTAATGACTGAAGTGTGGGTGAACCTGGTGCGCAAGGCATCTTTTGTTGACCAAGCTTCGCGCCAGATCAGGCGGATTGATGGATTGTCGAATTTAGGGATGCGGTTCATGAAAGCAAAGGCGTCACGCAGGGGCTTGCCAAAAAAATTTCCGCTGGAGATACGTTGCAATCCGGGTCTGGAGTGTTGTGGAGTTGGAGCATTGTTGTCATTGTCTAGAGACCCTGCCAATGTTGGACATCAGAAGTCTTAACTGCGACTTTAGCGCGCCCGTTTGACTGAGGAAAGTATGCGGAGGATATCCGGAGGCGGACACCCCAGCGAGAAAGGAAGTATGTAGTCACAGAGGCGGTCACCATCACTAGATAATTCCTCGGATACGCCGAATGTGGAGAAGAGGATGCGAAGGCATGCAATAAGACCAGCTGCGCCTGCTTGGGTCGTGCCGAACGGAGTTCTGAAAATCTCAACCCAGCCTGACAGACGATCCCCTGCAACCAGATAATGTTGGCCGTCATAGTCGAAGAAGTCTGTGAACACTGACTCAAAGGGGGTGGATGGCACTTCGTCCCTTAGAAGGTCATTGTGTACCTGCTTCTGCCAGTGCAACGGCAGGGAGGCTGGCGTGTGAACAGACTTGGGCGTCGCATTGTCATTAAGATGAATCTCAACCGGGGGTCCCGCCATGCAGGGGAGGGGCCGGTGGGGACGTGTTGAATGTCGAGGAGTCAAAATGATCAAGCAGCCAATCTTTCATCTTCTGATTGTTCTCCGGGATGCACTCAAATGGCAGTGTTGGCGGGTCATCAGGGACTGCTGACCGAGGAGGGCAGGAGCATGGTGAGTCTTGGTCGGTACGGGCAGAAGCACATCCTGCGTTGAGTGCTCGGATGTTCTTGTGAGTGATAGGTCTGGCAATCTTGGGCCGGGCTTTATGTAATTCACAAGCTGCTGACTCGTCGCTGACGGATGGAAAGCTAGGCGACACGATGCCGAGGTCCACCATGGCTTCCCATGATAGGTAGAATCCCTGACAAGAGTTACTGACGTATACCATGGTGGTGCAAGAGAGCGGCTTCCCACGTGTCGATTTGCCATGCAGCCGCGGAAGTACTGCTCCGGCAATGTTGATGGGAAACTTGTTGGCTGCCGAGAGGTCTAGAGAGACGGGTATGAGGTCTTTCATGGAGAAACCCATCGCTAGGAACCCCTCCATTGTCCAAAGGCAAGATTGTATGCCAGAATTGGCCAGAGTTGtgatagtatatatacatatatatacatacatatacacatatatacatacatatacacacatatatatacataatatacacacatatatatatatatatatatatatatagaggggagagaggagaggagagagagagagagagggagggagagatgagtagagagagagagagggagaaagagagggagggagacagagggagagagagagagagagagagggagggagatagagagatagaagatagagagagagagagagagagagatagcgggagagagagagagatagggagggatagagatatagacatagag contains the following coding sequences:
- the mapk14b gene encoding mitogen-activated protein kinase 14B isoform X2, which encodes MSQKERPTFYRQELNKTVWEVPERYQNLSPVGSGAYGSVCSVYDVKTCLKIAVKKLSRPFQSIIHAKRTYRELRLLKHMKHENVIGLLDVFTPATSLEEFNDVYLVTHLMGADLNNIVKCQKLTDDHVQFLIYQILRGLKYIHSADIIHRDLKPSNLAVNEDCELKILDFGLARHTDDEMTGYVATRWYRAPEIMLNWMHYNMTVDIWSVGCIMAELLTGQTLFPGTDHINQLQQIMRLTGTPPASLISRMPSHEARNYINSLPHMPKRNFADVFIGANPLAVDLLEKMLVLDTDKRITASEALAHPYFAQYHDPDDEPEAEPYDQSFESRELEIEEWKRLTYEEVLSFEPPSFDGDEMES
- the mapk14b gene encoding mitogen-activated protein kinase 14B isoform X3, with protein sequence MSQKERPTFYRQELNKTVWEVPERYQNLSPVGSGAYGSVCSVYDVKTCLKIAVKKLSRPFQSIIHAKRTYRELRLLKHMKHENVIGLLDVFTPATSLEEFNDVYLVTHLMGADLNNIVKCQKLTDDHVQFLIYQILRGLKYIHSADIIHRDLKPSNLAVNEDCELKILDFGLARHTDDEMTGYVATRWYRAPEIMLNWMHYNMTVDIWSVGCIMAELLTGQTLFPGTDHIDQLKLIMMLVGTPGPELLMKSSSESARNYINSLPHMPKRNFADVFIGANPLAVDLLEKMLVLDTDKRITASEALAHPYFAQYHDPDDEPEAEPYDQSFESRELEIEEWKRLTYEEVLSFEPPSFDGDEMES
- the mapk14b gene encoding mitogen-activated protein kinase 14B isoform X1, giving the protein MSQKERPTFYRQELNKTVWEVPERYQNLSPVGSGAYGSVCSVYDVKTCLKIAVKKLSRPFQSIIHAKRTYRELRLLKHMKHENVIGLLDVFTPATSLEEFNDVYLVTHLMGADLNNIVKCQKLTDDHVQFLIYQILRGLKYIHSADIIHRDLKPSNLAVNEDCELKILDFGLARHTDDEMTGYVATRWYRAPEIMLNWMHYNMTVDIWSVGCIMAELLTGQTLFPGTDRILPPLALPCKNIDQLKLIMMLVGTPGPELLMKSSSESARNYINSLPHMPKRNFADVFIGANPLAVDLLEKMLVLDTDKRITASEALAHPYFAQYHDPDDEPEAEPYDQSFESRELEIEEWKRLTYEEVLSFEPPSFDGDEMES